The following are encoded together in the Malaya genurostris strain Urasoe2022 chromosome 3, Malgen_1.1, whole genome shotgun sequence genome:
- the LOC131438342 gene encoding transmembrane protein 223, with product MILRLLSSSVCRHLNSSLSANVFGKFRFQTTSITQSTFRFNFIQNPVFAKSVATRAYDVNTNIAKDVILFKYENPRFFRVLNFFAISQFLFWGYLTHFAYTTLRDAPVPQKDSDQLAWYEKINLGENKFRNGIAIMCFLIGYGILAGSWTFTLRSVRFLILRKGGKKVSVVTYTPFGKNRIMDVPVNCISAQESREAARVTIPIKIKNRSLFYVLDKKGEFTNQQLYDYTVGLRRNF from the exons ATGATTCTACGATTACTGAGTTCGAGTGTTTGTCGTCATTTGAACAGTTCACTTTCTGCAAACGTGTTCGGAAAATTTCGGTTTCAGACAACCAGTATCACGCAATCGACGTTTAGGTTCAACTTCATCCAAAATCCGGTTTTCGCAAAATCCGTCGCAACACGTGCCTATGATGTGAACACAAACATTGCCAAAGATGTGATATTATTCAAGTACGAGAATCCACGGTTCTTCCGTGTGCTGAACTTCTTTGCCATTAGTCAATTCTTGTTCTGGGGATATCTAACGCACTTCGCCTACACAACACTAAGAGATGCACCTGTACCACAAAAGGACTCCGATCAGTTGGCTTGGTACGAAAAAATTAATTTGGGAGAGAACAAATTTAGAAATGGAATCGCAATCATGTGCTTTTTGATCG GTTACGGAATTTTGGCTGGCTCGTGGACATTTACGTTGCGATCGGTTCGATTTTTGATTCTACGGAAGGGTGGCAAGAAAGTTAGCGTTGTCACGTATACTCCTTTCGGAAAAAATCGGATAATGGATGTTCCCGTGAACTGCATTTCTGCTCAAGAATCCAGAGAGGCTGCACGCGTGACGATaccaattaaaattaaaaaccgATCACTCTTTTATGTCTTAGATAAGAAAGGTGAATTTACCAATCAACAATTGTATGATTACACCGTTGGGCTAAGACGAAATTTCTAA
- the LOC131438343 gene encoding H/ACA ribonucleoprotein complex subunit 3 — MYLMYDTNVNGERVYTLKKHNPQGTPTQSAHPARFTPEDKYSRHRIIIKKRFGLLLTQKPAPIY, encoded by the exons ATGTACCTTATGTATGATACGAACGTTAATGGGGAACGTGTGTATACCTTGAAG aaacATAACCCTCAAGGAACTCCGACCCAATCAGCCCATCCTGCACGGTTTACTCCCGAGGACAAGTACTCGCGGCACCGAATTATCATTAAGAAACGTTTCGGGTTGCTGTTAACGCAGAAGCCGGCACCAATttattga